GCAACACATGAAGCTGGTTCAATTGTACAGTAAAGGCACCGGAGTGCCCCTGCTCATTCTGACCACCCATGCATTTCTTTGCTTCGTTGgatacctcctcctcctcctcctcctcttgctGCGGCTAAATTAAAACTTCCGTGGGGCACCTACTAATTCCGGTGCCGTTCGAAAGCATCATGTGGCCTTCAAAAAACTGTGGCCGTCCGATCGGAATCTGCGTCTCTTTTTTCCACTCATTCGGCGCCGGCGCGCCACGCGTGGATGTCCGTAGACAGGAAAAAGGTTCCCCTGGATCCTTATTTTCCGAAGCCGGTCGCTGAATGCCCTCAAACAGCATCGATCTTTGCTGATGACGTGTCCTCCTTGGCCTGTCAACTACTGGTTCGAGTtgtttctttcaagagaaagaatgatcgatcatccttCGCAATGTCGACCGTTGGATCCCACTCTGCACAGCTCGCAAAGCAAGCCGAACATCTTTCCTTCAGCAGCTGCGCGGATCTCGAAGCGCCCACTGCGCaatccaacggtggattcgcgCGAAGGATGGCGAATTCCTTCTTTCGCCCCAAAGATACAACCCCTGTCAGCGAGAACACCATCATCCATAACGCCGTCCAGAGGTGAAATAGAAAACCCCATTAACTCAACGTTGTAATTGGCCATCCTGCATTCTGGCCGGAAATTTTTTCCCTCATAGCTTTAATAGTGAATGTTATTAGGCTAATTAACGGAAAAATAATGGCATCGGTGGTAAATTAAGTTGATTAAACCTAAACCTCTTTTACCGTTATAGATGTAACAGGGAGCGTCCCACGACCGATgcttttcctctcaattttttccctttttctcctCCTCCGTATATTTTGGTACTGAgtcacgagagagagagagagagagagaggagtggcGAGATGGGCGGTGGCGGTGGCGAGGCGTCGTCGTCGGCAGCGGCGAGCGCGTGTTCGTCATCGTCGGCGGCAGCGGCGTCGCCGAACGGGAAGAGGGGGAGAGATCCGGAGGATGAGGTCTACCTCGACAACTTCCATTCCCACAAGCGTTATCTTAGTGAGGTTTGTATTTCGTGGCCgaatcttcttcttcgtctttttCTGTTTaaggaaaaaaacaaaaaaacgatATACGTAATGGTCTTGGAGCTCGCGCTTGGATATGGTTTTCGTTCTTCTTTAAATGGGGTGGAATTTTGTTTATTTGATGAAAACAATAGTAAAAAATCTATCTTGTTTGTTTTTTGGGTTTCTATTCTTCAGTGATCTATTTGTGAAGAAAAATTAACATCTAACTGTTGCCCAAATTTTTATCGAAGTGATGAACGAAAATAGATTCTTGGTTTTTGTTCTTCTCCTTCAAGGATGTCGGATTTTGTTTGTATAGCTGAAATCAATACAAAACAAAATTATCTTCTTTGCTTGGATATCTATTATTCTACACCCAGGAagctttttttctataaaaaaaataaattaatcttATGTGATTTTGAGTTTTGTTTGGTTGACGGATTATCAGCGAAtgtgttaaaaaaaaatgatctttgGTAGGGTATAAAATTGATGCTTTCAGTGCTGCTAGGTTTGTTCTTAGTTCCCTGTCGACCGTGGTATATCGACTGTGTTTGCTTGAACATTTTAGTTTTCTTCATTGTCTTTTGCCCCTCTTTTATTTCACTCAATGTAGAATATATTATCTGAAGGAAATAAGAGAGATAAGTTGATGAGCTTAATTAACTatctaattatattttatttttaattagagtTTTCTCCTTTTACTTCCAAGCGATCATCTTTTGGACTCGTTACCGTATAATTGGTTGGTGATGATTGGCTATTTTATTGTGGTTTAGATAATGGCTTCCAGTATGAATGGATTGTCAGTGGGGGATTCCCTTCCTGAGAATCTCATGGAATCCCCAGCAAGATCTGAAAGCATCTGTTACCCCAGGTATGCTTTTTATTTTATCCTTTTTATATATTGAGTTTGCTATTGTATATTCTTTAAAATAAGTCTTCCAAGCCCAAGAAGATATAAAAAGAATATCGAAACATTATCCCTTACTTTATGAACAGTGTCGTAAAGTCAGAATATATAAGTGTACAGCAAGAATATTTACTTTAATTTTATGGAAGCTGTTGTTCAATCTCTTCTTGATTGGTATTGTACACAACATGGTAAACAAATGTACAGAGATAAAATATAGGCTTTCATCCTCATCTTTTTTTCCATCACATGAACAAGTACtgtcctatatttttttttcttttttctttttccacttCTGATGTATAATTTATTTCTTCTCCATTATAGAAGAGCCATTACTTCTGatgtataatttaaaattttttccagCAGACATGTTTTTATTACATTATAGGAGCCATTGATTTGCACAGCTAATAAATTCATTCTTGGCTCAATGCCGACAATATGCACCCCACAGAGGGATGGATTTATCAAATTCTAACCAGTGCACCGCTTTTTTCTTCAGCCTTGAGAGCGCTAGCTGCAAATTAAGGCCCCCCTTTCCCCTGCTTCTTCCTATCCTATGGAGCAGCATTAGTATTTTTCAATTTTACTATTTTcttttaattctttattatatATAGCTCTTTTGCAATACAATACGAACTGATCTGCATCTTATATAATCCTAagttaggcttttttttttttttttgctctgtatGTATTTATATGTTCTTTCATTTTAGGTACAAATTTCCTTCAACGAAATTGATGATCTCATATGATATCTGCATTTGATTTTAGGTATTGTAGGAAAGTCTGTATGACTATTTCAAGAAACAATTTATTGGTCGTGTGCATGTTCGGGTTGCTTGGATATCCTACCGGAATGTATTTTCAATATTATGGATTCTTTTGCATTTAATGAGAAGTTGGATGGCTTTGCCAATTGTGGTTAAATACCCAAAGTAAGACATTTGGCAAGAGTACCTAGGAAGTAGGTTAAAAGAATGGAACAACAATGTATGATTAATAATTATATGGAGTTACTTAAGAATAGTATAAGCATTGTGGAATCAGAATCCAGAATTACTTACATTAATAGCTAATGTCTAAAAGTTTGGCATGGTGATGAGCTGCTCAGTTTTTAGTTTCTTCTCTATGGATTTGGGAGCATTGCTCTCATTTAAAGCATTGCGGTATCATAGTAAAGGATGCCACCAGGTTAGCTGTTTGAATAGTTAAGAAAGGTGATCGACTTCATTagccataaaaaaatatttattgaaggCCTTGACAAAAATAATTATTTCTCTCAAGATTCTGTTTTAGTACTGAGGACCACCTCACTATTTGTCACTTCTAAAGCCTTTGACAAAGATGAAATAACTTTAATCATCCCTAGTGTTTGCAAAATGAAAGGTATGATGATGTGAAGAAGTCATTAATTCTTGATCATGGATTGGTTGCATAACGATATCAATGTTGGTTGACATTTATAAGATGTAGGCTTTAGTAGCTTTATGATGAGCTACTACAATATGAGGTAAAGTCTCACAGGACACTTGGTTTTATGAATCAGAACCAAAGGATGAGCCATAAAGATGGCTTGTGCACGTGATCTTGGCATCGTTAAGatagatttttttcttgattcaGTAAAACTAGAATTTATGATGATAATGAAGCACATGGTTCCAGTTTGATGGTCATCCTAATAGAGAACAATCTAATGGAGAGATTGTTTCAGATGAAAATGTTTTGTGCATTAGAGTCTGGAGTACTTATTGAGGAATCGCTCCTATTCTGTATGCCTTGGGTAAGAGAAAGTAAATTCATAGTTATTGTAACAGAATAGATTATAGCTGTAATGCTGGCCTGAAATGGAAGGCTTGTTTCTAGTTACAATTAAGATAATCATGTTGATTGTTCAGTCCCGGTCAATCAGTTTTTTTCAATTCACTATTTTGTTTGTCTGGAAAAGATGTTTTTGGGAATTGTGCGGTTGCATTCATCTTCAAAAAGAATACTAGGGTTGCAAAATCATGGAGGTTGTTAGCTTTTTGGTATTTCTTTCAATTATATTCTCGTTACAATTCTTATTTAATTGCCTTTTAAATGATCCTATTGTCTGAAGTTGTTGAGTGTATACTTGTCAATTTGGGTTATTTTTAATTGTAGAATGTTGTATACCATGCTCAGTAAACATgccaatttttttcctttttgttcttAATACTTTTATGGACAATTCTTTGTGAATAAGACTTGGTTAAGCTGGGTTAACGTATGATTTTGCTGAAGCAGATGCCATAGCTGAAGTATTTGTCCTAAGATTTTCATGAAAAGCTTCAATTTTACATGCAACGATGGACCATTTGAACTATGCTAATTTTTTGTTATCTACTGTCAAAAGTTGCATCCTAAGGTTTCCAGGAAAAGCTTCAATCTATCTTCAATGATGGAACATTTGGACCCCGATAATTTTATGTTATCTAGTCTTGATAGTCCTCAACACAAGCAGCCTACTGTGGTTACAGCAGCTTTATATGAACTGCACATATGACTGACTTATTCTCTACTTCAGGGATGAGATTGCCTCGCAGTACTCTCCAATGTCAGAAGATTCAGATGATTCCCGATACTGTGAAACCCCATTAAACACCACCACTATCCAGTCTGAGGTCATGAGTAGCCCTACCAGTCCAGTTTCTCCCCACAGGCATCAGAAAGTGACCGTGTTCTCATCTTCCAATCCCTATCCTCTTCCTAGCTGCACTCTTGCCTCTGTTGTCTGCTCCCATCCACGCCACCAACGTGGGTCAGACTCAGAAGGTCGCTTTCCATCTTCACCAAATGATGTGTGCCATACAGCAGACCTCAGACGGGCTGCACTGTTGAGATCGGTGCAGATGAGAGCACAGCCGCACTGCCCACCTGCATATGAGTTGCCATTTAATGGTGGGCAAGAGAATATTCAGAGTGTAGAAGATGGGGAAGACCGGTCCTTCTCATGTATTAAAACTCTAGATGATGAAACTGGTTATCAAAGCCCAGAACCTGAAGCAGATTTCATTGAGGATTGCTCATCGGTGGATGGTCTTGCAGGGTCGAAGCTTAGCCAAGAGTAAATATCATATGGTGTTATTCACGCATTGGAAGTTTAGAGAGTCTGCAGAAGAGAAGCCACTGAAGGAAAATGGCATTGTTAAATAGGATCAACAGTTCAGCTTGTTCCAATAGATGATGCAGATATTTCTCTTGGACTCATGGAATTGCCAGAATTCTCTTGTACATCTGAAGGCACAttgatcctttttcttttttatttgtaCAAATCTACATGCTAACTTCTGGAGCCAAAGAAATGTTCTTGAACTTGACTGTTAAAATTGCTCCACATGCAGGAACGAGGTCAGGTATTCCTTTATGAAGTGCCACTGTCCTTTAAAACTCACATGCAAGTTAGTTCTGACATCACTTGTGCAAAAATTTCAGGTTTGCCTTGTGTAGGTTCTGCTGTTTTTAAAGCATGACTGTCAAATGTCCTCAAGTGGTTCTTTATTTGTGAATTTGGTggcaatatcatttatttattgtcagtattttataaattttgtttttcttGTCCATTTAAGCTTGCAAATAGCAGAATCTATTTAGCATAAGCTGAAAACCTGCTGTGTCTAGAAGTGTATCATCTACTATTGGCCGTATCATCTTTCCTCACCTGGTTGGTTTGTTTCCTGTTCATGGTATCTTTGGAGCAACAATGATGCTTGGGTGGTATGAATTGTTCAGTTCATTTACATGCAGCCAAGGTTTAGATGGGGAAGGATATTAGATTGGTGTTGTCTAGAAATGCTCAAGATTATAGAAGCTTGTTTTGTTTAGCTTAAAGGGATGCCAACCTATCAAGGGCTTCAGATGCAGAGCAAATGAAAAAAAGGGCTTGGAGAATTGTGGGCAAGGAGAGCTTCTGGCAGGTGACTCATCTAAGTCATACTAGCTTACAATAATGATAATTTCAGGTCATCGATGGAACTATATTTTGGCGTACATGTGAAGTTTTGGAATCCCATGGCGTAAGCCCCAACAACAGATTATACTTCTAAATGGATTATAGtgcatattataattttttcctaAAGCATTGGAttaaatgagattttttttttttttttttctaaccctCTCTCCAAAATAACTTATTCAACTCATATTGACTGAAAGGCTAACAGCACCATGCTTGGTAAACAAGATATAAGATGACAACAATCTTCTATAATCCTTTTTATCAACATCAAAATCTTTTAAGACCACTCACAAGTAACAAATTGGCTCAATCACTATAGGATATATCCAGCGAGAATTATTTCCCTTTTGTTTTCCTTCACTTGATTCCACCAAATTTCCCCATTATTATGCCACGAAGTTGGTTATCAACAACGATGCCATCTAAACTTTCTTTCAGCAACGCCACCATCTCCATACCTTTTCAGTATCAACAAGCTTTTTGATTCAGTGAAAACCTAGAAAGAGCTCAATCAAACTTTAATAAGAAACAGATACATTGCACGGTATGCACAGGCTGGGCCCGGTGCACAACCTTTGCAAGAGTAAGATGGCTGGAGGCCTCAAAAACCAATTTATCTAAGGTCTTGCATGCAAAATCAGGCTGTCGATACCATCCCTTCTTAACAGGAAATATACATCATTAGGAGGCCAGAATGACTACATATTTCTATCTTCTTGGATCAGGTCCAGCCCCAATGCATCAGAGGAAGAGGTTCTTGAATTTGCCATTTGCAAGCTGGCATAGCCCATTGTATGCTAAGGTATCTGCAAAAGAAAAAACCCTTTTAGAGAGACAACAAGACAACAgcagaatgtttttttttttttttcaattatttaaaAGAGGATTAAGGTGAGTTGTATTGTAAGGCAAGTTTAAATTTTGGTGAATTTTCTACTGCCACTATAGCAAGATGGTTTTTTAACCAAATAGATCTGACCAAAGTATCTAATCGTAGCTGCAACTAACATAAGAGATCTGATGGTAAACTTACGGCAGTACTTAGCTCCTTGCCTATCTctataaaggaaaaaaaattgaacaaGATACAGTAAAAGAAAATCTATGCTCTGGTTAAGGATGAAGATGTTAGAATGATCTAACAGCTGCTAATTTAGATAGGAGAAGGGATATGCTACTGAGACCAATACAAAAATTCATTTGGAGAACTAACTAAAAAGTCTAATTTCAAAAGATAGATGCAATGTAAAGAGGACCTTCATATATCAGTTAAAAGTTGACTAAGAAAAAGTTTCCCCAGTCACCATGGAAGAATGTCACTTTGTTGTTTTCATGAAATGAATTCAATATATAGAACCAAGGGTAACTAGTAAGTTTAACAATTGAtcatttctttgttttttttcccttctctttAATAATCAATGGATGTCATTTCTCATCCCAATCAGAATAATGTGGAAAATGTAACCAGACAATGTTATCATACCAACATTTTGAAGGTTTAAGGAGCATTGGGATAAAAAACAAGGGATAGAACAAGCAAATAAAACATTAAAAGAGCAGCTCAAAATAAATTACCATATGTATCACCAAAATCAGTGCAAATTTCAGCACGAATTGATTGATTGCCATCAGCAATACCAATAACCTCCACAAAATGTGACAGAGGGAAGGCCTGAGAAACCTTTACAGTTAACTGATGCCCATCAGTTGATTGCCCTACAATCAACCCACCTTCATTTCGCATCACTTGAACCACCGCCCGAACTCTCCGTCCCTGGTACATCTTCAGAAGCTCTGCATTCACGAAAACTGCAGGGCTAGATGTATCCATTATCTGCAAAGCATGTTAGGCAAAATTGAAAATGCTTCAATTCAGGTGTTAAATTTTGATGCTCAACAATTGCATACCAAATGCTTGATCCTTCTATGTTGGTAGTTGCTTATTGTAATATTTCTACAAACAGTTAAGTAACAAAAAGAATAAATCACTGAGACAGACAAGCTTGCTTGCAGAGATAGGTAAAGCAAAAGACAGAAAACACATTGTTGATAAAAAGGCACTCTCAGTTAAAAATCCTTATATGAGCACTAAGAATTCAAGCCAATAACCGATGTTTGATAGCTTTTCACAGATATTATTAGAAGCTAGTCATAAACGTTCCTTCTGTGAAAGAACTAGATTAATGCTCCTATTCATTCTCAGATAAAGTATTCGGACCCTTGAGTTGCGATGCATGACATATCACTGCAGAATATGAAAACCTGGACAGTTGACAGACCTATACAGTAATTGTCACCCAATTGTAGAGGAGAACTATTGCAAGAATAGTTAAAGATCACTGTACTTCTAAATAGAATTTCTCTCTAATGACCGAATCCTGAAGACAACAATGAAACATTATAACTAATCATTGTAACCATAT
Above is a genomic segment from Elaeis guineensis isolate ETL-2024a chromosome 1, EG11, whole genome shotgun sequence containing:
- the LOC105039913 gene encoding uncharacterized protein — protein: MSVDRKKVPLDPYFPKPVAECPQTASIFADDVSSLACQLLVRVVSFKRKNDRSSFAMSTVGSHSAQLAKQAEHLSFSSCADLEAPTAQSNGGFARRMANSFFRPKDTTPVSENTIIHNAVQRCNRERPTTDAFPLNFFPFSPPPYILVLSHERERERERSGEMGGGGGEASSSAAASACSSSSAAAASPNGKRGRDPEDEVYLDNFHSHKRYLSEIMASSMNGLSVGDSLPENLMESPARSESICYPRDEIASQYSPMSEDSDDSRYCETPLNTTTIQSEVMSSPTSPVSPHRHQKVTVFSSSNPYPLPSCTLASVVCSHPRHQRGSDSEGRFPSSPNDVCHTADLRRAALLRSVQMRAQPHCPPAYELPFNGGQENIQSVEDGEDRSFSCIKTLDDETGYQSPEPEADFIEDCSSVDGLAGSKLSQE
- the LOC105039914 gene encoding replication protein A 14 kDa subunit codes for the protein MDTSSPAVFVNAELLKMYQGRRVRAVVQVMRNEGGLIVGQSTDGHQLTVKVSQAFPLSHFVEVIGIADGNQSIRAEICTDFGDTYDTLAYNGLCQLANGKFKNLFL